DNA sequence from the Carassius carassius chromosome 6, fCarCar2.1, whole genome shotgun sequence genome:
GGTTGTGTTCACCAGGGaagtgtaacacacacacacacacacacacacacacacacacacagaatatctaCCTAGTATTTAGTGTGAGAACGTAGTGTAAGTGGAGGTTGAAGCAGGCAGTCATGAGAACCTCCACATCCATCAGTTTCTCAGGTACGACATCCGTCACAATATATTCAGTGTGAGAATGGCACTTTGTAATCTTCACTGTGCTTGATGTCATCGATAAACACCACAATTCAGCAGACTAACAGCGAGTTGACATCTGTCAGCAGTAAATGGTGTTTCAGTGCTGTGACTGATGGAGAACTCGCTGGCTGTTAACATCTCTGGATCTGTGAGGAGCAAGTCTTCTGCAGCTATCCTGAAACCTAGCAGAACAACAGCAGCTACTTCTGCCAGATGAGCGACTCGTTTGCTCCAGGAGATCTTCAGTGTGTTCACACCACACAACCAGAGTCTGGGCGACCCCAGCACTCATGTTCTCACGGCAAACATCTCTAGACTGACTTCAGAAGACTCTGGAGGTACTGGTGTGGTGTAGATCTCACTCTTCTGCTGGATTTCACCTCAGAGATCTGGATAACAGTCACAGATGGGCAGATACTCAGCAGCTGAAGATGCACTGTGCACTActcagtatatatatacatacacatatacatacacacatacatagaaGTTGATGTGACTTGTAATTTTACTGTCCTCAGAGATTAAggctttgtttttgttcattgatTTACACTAAAGAACACTGATTTGGTCCATAAAcacacaattgtctgttcaattTATTTGGAAATtgaacaatgaaaataaaaacattatttaaatagaGCAGCACTATCACATGGATCAAACATTTGATCATGAAATGATACTTTAAAAATAGCCATACATATCGTAAATGaatagtaaatacatttaaacaaacaaataaactaaaaatagtaatcaaaaataaataatgctagtgaaataaatcaaagtaaaaaattaattaattagaatgAATTAGTTTACTCAGTCCTCCAGTGTGATGCCTATGcataataaagatattttaagCATTAATAAACATGAAGCTTTAGCAGTTTATGTGAGTGTCCATCTAGAGCTATTTAAGCCGCTCCTTTTTCATTGTGCTTGCGGTTTATAAGACTTAATGatacaatgaaaaaaatttactttATAAACAGCAGGACTATTGGAAACCTTAATGATGACAAGAAAAGCACATCCGTGTCTGTTTCTCCTCCACCCGTGCTATGATTATAATCGAGATCACAGTCTGTTTGTGATCATGAACACTGGCGTATAACAGTGCTGGGGATTTCTGAAGTGCCACTGAGTCTCAGATGTGTTTCAGAGGGGATGTGATACAGCATGGTCTTCATCTTACGCCTCTCATGAGTCAGTGTGAGAGGTGAattcactcgcacacacacacacacacacatacacggtgTAAATGAATGTCAGCCGAGGTTTCGTATATGAGGATGAACTACAGACCTTTCACTTTTGTTTTCTGTGCAGAACATCCACCAGAGCAAACCACAGACCAGAAGAGCCTGgcggtgaaacacacacacacacacacacacacacacacaaagcatgtGGTTTTGCTTTGTCACTGTTGGCTTTGCATGGACAGAGTCTTACCCGAGGTTCATGATGATGGTGTCTTAGCCCTGTGTTTCGTGTCTGTTTGTCCCTTTCCTCAAACACAAAGACCGCAGTAATTCAGGCGAGCAGATCTCTGTGGATCATCTCAAACACACCAACACCATCTGATTCATGTGAAACCACATGATCTACAGTCTAACATGTTTAAATGTCTGGCCCTATAAAGACATTTCACCACTCACGTCCTAATGAAGCCCATGATACTTCAATGGAAAAAGTGTGGGAGTAAAAAAGCTGATATAAtggcaaaatataatataatataattctatGGAAGCAAAGTTTACTTTAAAAACACTACATTTCAGtatcatgttaaaatgtaaacaaaaacaaacaagactAAACATCTATTCATGGGAAAATAGATAATGGATCATATGGCACTTTCAAGTCATTTTGGATAGATGTGAGTTGAATGCACGAAGGTGTTATTATGAGCGGGAAGCTCAAAATTGTCTTTAAGCCCTGAGTTTCCGagtcagtaagaaaacatgtGGGAAGAATGAATGCAGCCAAAGACTAAAGCTATGCAGTTTGATGGTAAATTTGtggaaaattaattaataaaatgttgttgtttttttcatgtagctacaattaaaattataagcctatattatttgcatataaaaaaatatatatttatgtataattacCACAGAAAATATAATGATTCAGTTTACATCACCTTcataaactgaataaaaacagaaaaaaataaaaaaacacaaggaTGCACACTCTGTATTCATCATTTTGTAGATGTAGAGTTACTTGTCAATATGAACTTCCCAAGAGGACTTGACTGCACCCATCATAATGACCCATTTTAGAAAAATGAGTCACTTAAATCTTTCAAATCTGAAATGCTTTCCTCGTCAGGTTCTCAGGATTATATCAAACCCAGTGGAGGTGAGTTCATCTACAGCATATCAGCATATCATTTCCTGATGAATCTGACTATTTGCATGTCCTTCATATAGGATGACCACCAGAGAATGCACCATGATCTTCCTGACATCCCCAAAGTCCCCAAAGTGAAAAAGAGGAACTTTTACAGACCCACAAACACAGAATCAGTTGACAGTTTCAACACAAACAGAAGATCAGATCTACACAGAACTGGACCGCAGTGGACAGAGTCATGTGTATTAGAGTCTCACAGCTGATTCCCTTCATGAGTCGATCGATCACATTATTGATCACGACTGACTGAACACTGAATCCTCACCAACAGCCAATCTTGATTCTCTAATCATCAAAACTTGAGTCAACATCCAAACTCTTTTGTGTTGCTTTTACAAAATCAGCTTAAGAtggtatttaattattaaatgaatacagaaATCGTTCTCATTTTTTCTCACATAGTTTTATTAAGCAACTGTCCAATTAATTATTGTAATGTTATCATTTGTACTATCATCTTTGTCTGCTCTGCGTTTTGCATCTGCATTGGCATCTCTTTCTTGCTCTCCAGTAAAAATATTGAATTGTCCTTAAACTTTCTCTGAAACAAGTTTTATTAGCTTTTGCAGCTTTACTTCActttaagaaatataaaaagaaaattcaataTTGATTAGCTATAAATGCTGATTATGCCTAGCTTTATTAATTTGGGGTTCCCTACTAGTCACAATCAGCTGAATGAATCAACGTtctgcacatttattttaaacagataaACCCTTTAATAGTCAAAACTTACAATACAGAaacaactataatatatataaaaaaaactactacaaGTACTACTGCATTTTGAGTCATTTTAATAGTTCACATTGACAGGGAAGTTGGTCATATGGAGAAAGTTGCATCTGAACTGCCCACTGTGTACAACCACAGTCTTAAGTTTGGGTTGAGGATTCGTCCAAAATAGAGATgaggaagtgagagagagactgccAGAAAGCCAAGGTTTTATTCTCTGCACTCATCAGAATCAATTAAAATCCATTCGGCATGTGGAAAACAGGATTCGTTTGTTTCTGCATCTTCACAGGTAAGTGGTATCGATCACTTTACATCAAAACAACAGCATCTGGATTTTATAACTGTCCGCATCAGTGTTGGGAAAACTACTTCAAAACTCTAGCTTGCCAAACTTAGTCTAGTTCTCGTTCAAGTACAGTCGGGCTAAAAATACAAAGCTACAAAAGACCTCATCTACTAATAAACCTCATTACTTTTATTGAAACGTATAGAACATAAAATGAGGATCTTGTTTAGGGTGATAGCATTTAACACCATTTGAACAGATCAATTTACTCCGAATACCACCATTAAAAATAGCTTAatcatattattttatcattcaatTATTATTGTTTCATCTGTAAACTTGAaattataagaatataaataaataaataaatatgtatagtgcttcaaaaaatatataaaatatttttgtttggatTGGTTGAACAGTATAATCTAATtagattcattaaaaaagaatCAAACTGCTTCAGATGACTCGAAAAAAACAACATCAAGTTTAAAATCCAGTTATTTTCACAACTGTATAAAGTGGAAGAACAAAAACTTTATATTTAGCCTAGCGACTCATTGAAAGAAGTGGATTATTGCCTTTAAAATCACATTAGTCACATGTAGTTAGGCGAATTGTGTTGTTAATTGTTAGTTGTTGGAAATAAGTAACATTGACTGCTGCTTATGTGCTTTATATTCGTGTATTACGTAAATCACGATTGAAAatctttaaaatactttaaaatgtaatttaatttcctTTCCAGCCTGTTTACTGGATGTTTACTATGCTAAGATCAGATATGAGGGGAGCCACGTAATGTTTTACACCATTTACACACCGGACTACAAGACAAACACCAAGTACTTTGGCAAACATGATGCTTTCTTCTTTGAGAAACTGGTTGAGACGTCTCATCCCAACAGGTGGGTGAAACAGGGGCGATTCGCTCTATTCGACAACACGTCTGCTTGCCTCCTTACTGCAGCCATCTTGAATCTGGTCCTGGACGATTCTGGCTACTACTCGTTCGGTGTGGATATTAAACTGATGCCTGATCCTACAGGGGAAGAAATACAACTGACTGTCATTAGAGGTGAGATTCATTtagaagttttatatttaataggcTCTATGTTTTTCCACACGCACACATGACTGAATGCAGAAGTGAATGTGGCTGAAGGATAGTTTCACGTTCCTTCTTCTCTGCACAGGTGAAGCACAGAGACCCACAACACCAGCACCAACACCGACAGGTACCGCAGAAATGCAGGAGCGATCATACAAAAGTCATATACAATATactcaatatgttattattgcataATGTTTATATGCATGCTTATATCTGGCACTATTTGCACCAagtagtgtaaatagcatctaacTACTATTATTGCAAAGAAAATACTCCTAGTTTTACaaagtgtaaatagcatctatcaCTAAGAACATGCGAGTGCAAATAAAGCTGCTGCCTATTATAATGATCTTTGTTCTTCTGTTGTGTTGTAGTGATCGTCTCCAGCACGAGCAGTCCTGTGAATATCACAGCACAGAACTGGGCCGGAACTAGAGATCAGGGTGAACTGTCTGTCCTCTGTACAGTCTTTCACTGATTCATTACTCCTGCTTATTATTTGTTCAATCCACCATTTGTTTATTCcatctacactctcagaaaataaagttcataattgtacctttaggggtacaatagcttgtcactggggctgtaccctcaAGGCATAGGGAACAAATTTGTACCCTTGTGATTTGTACCTTAAGAGACCAATTTTGTACAGAAGTCGgaagtccaggggccaaagagtaaaagtccagcagctgatttcaccagaggaaccaagtcattccttaaatcccaagtcctcaaagagttaaagtaaatgagctaattaagggACTAactaaatgatgattgtgcattagtgattaacacctgctgttattgagaattacagaggatcagatgttgatgttttattggttaaaatgatgccaccatcatggagatcagtgtttggttcAGTTGtgttcttgacccttgacttgttGCGTTAGATCTCTCTCTATAGCTCTGCATGTGGTGTTGTGGAGAAGACAGAACTGTGACATAGGAAGAACATATAGTCACAATGAGCTGGTTTAACTATatcttaaattactttttttcatttcacatttttagGTTTTGAATAACTCCAGTGAAACTACAGCATGCTCAAAAAGAAAGCATTGCTCTAATATTTACAGGGTATGAATTTTACATTTGTGTAACACATATAGAAGCTTGAACTCTAGAGCTTTTTAGAAACAAACACAtatatcaagaaccagcatatgaatctctacaatggtgacaatcaacaaaatgcttcatgTTACAATACATTAATTACTCCCATAATACACAGCAGTGTGAATAATAattttcaccactgttgaggatcacatgataaatgttcatggctaaatgcctaattcctaaacatgttttttgttttccttAATATTGAAGCATTATATGGTGGCATTTGCATAAtgagatttctctcttttttgttaAAGTGACGTACAGTTGAGTATGGTGACCTGTACTCAGAATtcgtactctgcatttaacccatacaaagTGCACGCACAGTGCAGTGAATACACGGCAGTCCTCTCTAACAACTAATCCACAAAATCTTCtctttaaatgtataatcaagaaATTTAATCAAGATCATACAATCTTCAAAAACACAAGTTACCTGCTGGATCAAGAGTTTTATCAGCATTGTACGAATGCTTGCTGCAAAACAATAATGCAATCATATAAAAGCATATTTATAAAAACTGATTAAAGGCTCAAGGGCTCAACTGAAGCAAATactcaccacaattatggtggcacagttttttttcttccagttgatttcatccaaggctgtggttaaagtcagttgtagttcttgtgtttctcttttcttcagtgatgttgattgttaacagcaagTGTTTATCACCAATGCacaatcttcatttaattagtcacttaattatctcattaacttttactctttgcggacttgggatttgactcgagactagtttgtgacttgaaaggaatgagttggttcctcctctggtgaaatcagctgctgacttttactctttggacttttactctatatatatatatatatatatatatgtgtgtacagaccaaaagtttggacacaccttctcattcaaagagttttctttattttcatgacaatgaaaattgtagattcacactgaaggcatcaaaactatgaattaacacatgtggaattatatatggaattatatacataacaaaaaagtgtgaaacaactgaaaatatgtcatattataggttcttcagagtagccaccttttgctttgattactgctttgcacactcttggcattctcttgatgagcttcaagaggtagtcatctgaaatggtcttccaacagtcttgaaggagttccccgagagatgcttagcacttgttggcccttttgccttctgtctgcggtccagctcacccctaaaccatctcaattgagttcaggtccggtgactgtggaggccaggtcatctggcgcagcaccccatcactctccttcttggtcaaatagcccttgatgccttcagtgtgactctacaatttccatagtcatgaaaataaagaaaactctttgaatgagaaggtgtctccaaacttttagtctgtactgtatgtatatatatatatatatatatatatatatatatatatatatatatatatatatatatatatatatatatatatatatatatatatcgcataCCATCTTATTCTATAATTAGTTAATTCATACTGTATATGGTTCATTCTTTGTGTCATTTGTTCATTCTGTCATTCATTTGCTCGTTGCACTATTCATCTGttggttcattcattcattatttagtTCATACTGTTTATTGTACACATATTCAATGGAATGAATGAAAATGGAGTGATCAAAAGAGAGAGTGTctcttgttcattcattcattcttttgttTGTTCTGTCATTCTTTAATTTCTTTCGATTGTTTGAACGTATTGCTATGTTGTTTCATATTGTCTTATATCGTTCCTGTTAACTTCTTACACAACTGGACTGTCGCTGTTCTCAGATCTTGCTATTTGTCTCACAATTTCTCTTCTGCTCTTTGTTTCTGCCGCTAACATAAACTAAAGTATGTTTTATCAGGTGTGTCAGATTGTTTTCCTTTTCCACAGAATCTTATGTCAGGTTCGTGACAGTCTTGAGTTTGGTGTGTGTTTGCACACTTCTGGTTGTGTGTCCATTCGGTctgtttaaagttttaaaatgggCCACTGCCTCCAAGCTGTCGGGTGAGACGACTGCATGAGACTTCCTCTTTTCTACGCAATCATAGATTTAACTTTTATCATGCGTCAATTAATACATGCATTACCCTTCTCCAGTGTCCGTGTCTTATCACCGGAAGACAACAGCTCAAGTTGTTGTAAGTCTGTAATCAGTGTTATCGAGTTCACAACCACATTATAGTGATGCTGATAATGGTAACTAATGTCCTCACTGATATGAAAGCTTCCTCTTTACAGGATGAATATGTGAAAATGAACTCGGTCGTCTTCACAAACCCGCCCACGGCTCGAAGTGATAAAGGTTTGGTTATCCCAGACCTTCACAGGCCTGCAAACACAGAGCCGGTTTCCAGCACAGATGCCTGCTACATGGATGTTGTGCAACCAGATTTGGACCAGATCTACACAGAAATGAACCCGGATGTTGTTCAAGAGTCAATTTATCAGAGTATTGATCAGACTACTGACTGACCTAATCAACAGCCTGACAAAATCACAGTTTCTTTTTCCTGCAACAGTTACAATATGGTTTCTATCGTAAACTTTCgtttaaaaaaatcctttaacattaacatttactaATTAATTCCTAAAATTAAATTCTATATCTGCTGGATTCACAACTAATGGTAACAAAGAACACACATGTATTGcgtattgttagttaatgcattaagtaAATTCTCATCAGTTTATGTTGATTTCATGTGTAAAGACAAACAATTGAATTgtcttgaataaataaatgcgtCTGAATGAAAACAGCAAATGTAGACGTATAGAAATGTGTGTGAGTTTAGTGAGACTACAAGTCACGTTATGCCACAGGTGCATCACTGCAGATGTCTCAAGAGGATGGAGAGACAAAAAGAGAAGTAAAGTATTCATCGCACCAAGCAGGAGGAAGGCGAAGTGTACCCTGGATTTCACACAGTTTTTAGATTTTATAAGTGCTGTGAAGTGAGTCTTTTCAGCATGTGGATTTTTCTAGTTTTTCATTCCCACATCTTCACAGGTGAGTGAACATTCGTTTATCTTTCGTAAGGAAACAAGTAACTAAAGCCTGAGGTCCGGTGATATTTGGACTGACTTGCGCTATTGATTCAGTTGATCATGTGATGTCACATCCTGTCTGATTCCTGATTTCCAGTGGTGTCTATGAATGCTCTTACTGCTCCAGTGGGAGGAAACGTCACATTTCATTGTTCACATTTAATGGCCCGTGGGAACATCAAATATTTCTGCAGAGACTCTTGTGCGGTCGAGAATATTCTCATTAAAACTAATGCCGGAGCGAACCCGACTCGCAGAGGCAGATACACCATACATGACAAAGGATCAGACTTCACCGTCACCATCACTGACCTGCGGCTGTCAGACTCTGCCACTTACATCTGCGCAGTCGAGAGACTTTTAATAGACACTTACACGTATGGGACTCGGCTACATGTGTTTCAGggtaagttatataaaaaaaaaatttaaaattaaaatattgtgaaCTCACTTTATTTAGTAAAAATAGTTTTGTTTAGAGTTGAACTTGTCCTTTCAGAGGTATGTTGTAGTTTAAAGTTTGCTTTACTTCATTTACAGTCACatacattaaacatattttattattcagtATAGATGCATTGAAAGAATGCATGTTTGAAAAAGCCATGTAAGTAATCTTACTCTGTTCAGACTTGCTGATTGTTTTACTTCTGTTTCTTAAATGTCTGGAAACTTGAATTTCTCACTTATGATAGCCAAAAACAGGAAACGTGACAAACAACACCCGTTTATTTTATAGTagcatatttactgtatgtattcatattttccAGTCTCTACACCAAGGCCTGCTTCACCAAGTTCATCTTAAATTCTTAAATTACTTAAATTCATATAttgaatcatattttttttatatagagaaTAAGGGAACATCAATGACAAAGCGGTCGACTGCAGACTCTTCACCAGAAACCATGCACAGATCAGCACTCTCCGGTAAATAAGACTTTTTTAGCGTGTTTGAATATTTATAGTACTACTTGAGAATCAGTTAGGAAGGAAAGAAATGTTTCATCTGTGTGCTGGTTTCTGTCTTCAGATCCTCTGGTTTATGTAGGAGCCGGTCTTGCTGCTCTGGTGCTGATTTTTACAATCGTCCTCTTCATATTTATCAAACTGAAGCAGAAGAGACGCTCCTCTGGTTTGACATCGTCTTCACATCGACCTGATTCTCTGACTCATACCTCACCTGATGCCAGTGCACAATCAGACGGGCTTGACTATTCCTCCGTGCAGTTTATCAGAAAACCCAGATGCAGTGTGAAAACCTGTGAGATGTTTGAAATGAACCCAAATGAACGGGCAGAAACACTTTATTCAGCTGCTGTAACTCAACACCAGTCAGACATCACTGATCCAAACTCAGTCCTCTATTCCAGTCTTCGTAAGGGACTGTAGATTAGGTCGATTTGACAGTGCACTTTTAATTTAGAGTTTGAATGTCTTTCTATTGTTGTCAGTGCTGCACTGCATACAGATAAATGTGTTTGCTAGATTGTTTTATGTGTCTACATGAATATTTTTATACAGTGCAAGTCATCTAAATGTCATTCAGGTACATATGGCATTTTCCCATCCTCTGTTATGAGGTATTTAAAGGAGAGGTTTGCAACCTCTGGATACTAAAATCCTTTCATATCCAGTTAATATGCAGAAGTAAGCCACATACTTTAGTTTCATAAATGATCAAAATGTGCCTTTCACAAGTTGGAGAGTTACAAACCTGGAGagtaaatagaaatataattgaTCATACTCTTGATTTACTATTATCCTTTGCTACTATTATGGTACTATTGTAATATTAATGTTATAGCTTGACTGATTTATTGTCATTATTGTCATTTGGTGCAatgatattcacatttttaaGAGTGAGTGAAGCATCCAAATTCTCTCTGAGGGCAAgtaaaaacataataatgttaacaaattgttTGCATTAGATCTGTTCTGATATTGGTTTGATATGTACAGTAATGTCAAGATATGCAAGGTGTGTGTAGTGGTAAAAACAGGGAAGGGGAAGAAGAAGTTAAGCATTGCACCATAGACACGTCAGTACGGAAGAAAGGAGCATTTGTCAGTGTTTACGAGTTTTATTTAGACACAAAAGTGATATAAATCCTCACCATGTGGAGCTTTCTTCTTCTCTGGTTCTGCATGGGTATCGGTGAGTTCAGGACTTCTGCCTGTGACAGTTTTGCACTTCTCTAACTTTCCACAATTTTACAATCAGCAGTCAGcattttttaatatgttaaatgTGCTAATCCTGTCTAATGATATTTCTGTTTTCAGTTGTTGTTGGTGCTCCAGTCACAGTCAAAGGACTCAGAGGAGAGAGAATCAACATCAGATGCACATATGGATCTGGATATGAATCAAATTCAAAGTATTTGTGTAAAGGCGAGTGTATCTTTGGAAACAAAAACATCATAGTTAAATCAGGATCTCCAGCTGAAGACCAGAGATTCTCTCTGAGAGACGACACGACGGCCAGAGTTTTCACCGTCACCATCACTGACCTGAGACCAGCAGATGCAGGACAATACTGGTGTGGAGTGGAGAGGAGTGTAATTAAAGATGTCTATTCAGAGATTATGTTGCTGGTTAAACAGGGTAATGTGACTTAAACTAATGGAGCTATAGTAGAAATGTCCATGAAAACAAGCCTGTAACTGTTCATGCATGTATGTGACTTTTTTCATTTAAGGTCATGGATGTGCATGCAAAGATTCGACACGATTCGATGTGTTTTAGAAAGTGCAAGTGCTGGTTACATTAATCAATTCTCCATTGGTTTCCACAAGTGTCAGTTCCTAGTCTGTTGCCACACTGAAAATAAGCAATGGGAATAACTAATTTTAACCTGGCAAGGGTTGAAAATCAATTATAACTAATTGTAATTATTTGCACCTCAGGTATTACaagtattcataaaaaataatcatttattttgtgtctGTGCAGCTAATTTTGAACAAAATAATGCAGGTCAGATTGATCCCAACACAAAGGGAAGAACTTACTTTTGTAGCatatccttttatttatttattagatatttTAGACTCTGACAAGCTACAGTAAATATTTcttgtttttaaaagattttttataCATCATATTCTTGGCAATATTGCATCATATTGCATGGAAACCAATGGGGTAACACAAATGTGATTGTAATGTATTAGtagaagtgaaatctagtccatcTTTGTTTTCGTTCCTTTAGATATTGGGACAACTGAAGGTCCAACGATCCGCCTGTGTTTAATGACAAGCACTCTTGTTTCATCAGCTCCTCTGACTCCTCAAACCCTGCAAGCACAGACGTCTCCACCTGACTCAGGTAAACAGCTCTCCACATCACACACTGCTCATGTCTCTCTCACAGAAACATCTGAACCAGCTCAGTGCTTCATTTTCAGGTTCATttgatatcatcatcatcatcattacagCAGGAGCTTTGGTTTTGCTCCTCATCTGTGCTGTGTTGCTTATTGTGGCCATACGGAAGAAAAAGACATGTGGTAATATTTATGCAGTttatattaatgaattaatgaattaaatctCAATTTGTCTACATTCAGATCACTATTCAGATCAGATACTATTAtaggttttatttatattttgaattactttccatttttatttattattttttttttttttcattgcatttttagttattttattacataaatttaaactaaatgaaaatgagggaTGGTTGTAACTAactggaataaaatatatttatttatttatt
Encoded proteins:
- the LOC132142064 gene encoding uncharacterized protein LOC132142064, coding for MWKTGFVCFCIFTACLLDVYYAKIRYEGSHVMFYTIYTPDYKTNTKYFGKHDAFFFEKLVETSHPNRWVKQGRFALFDNTSACLLTAAILNLVLDDSGYYSFGVDIKLMPDPTGEEIQLTVIRGEAQRPTTPAPTPTVIVSSTSSPVNITAQNWAGTRDQESYVRFVTVLSLVCVCTLLVVCPFGLFKVLKWATASKLSVSVSYHRKTTAQVVDEYVKMNSVVFTNPPTARSDKGLVIPDLHRPANTEPVSSTDACYMDVVQPDLDQIYTEMNPDVVQESIYQSIDQTTD
- the LOC132142860 gene encoding uncharacterized protein LOC132142860; translated protein: MWIFLVFHSHIFTVVSMNALTAPVGGNVTFHCSHLMARGNIKYFCRDSCAVENILIKTNAGANPTRRGRYTIHDKGSDFTVTITDLRLSDSATYICAVERLLIDTYTYGTRLHVFQENKGTSMTKRSTADSSPETMHRSALSVVVGAPVTVTGYRGERADIRCPYESGYESNSKYLCKGECRDRNIIVKSGSPAEDQRFSLRDDTTARVFTVTITDLRSADEGRYWCGVERSVIKDVYSEIMLLVKQGK